caaaaaaataaatcaatcaatcaatcaatcaaaaaacagaaaacccagaGGGGTAAACTGTGGCACGCTCGCCGCGTGCCACGCCCCGGACTGCAGAGCCCAGGCTCCCCCACTCGAAGGCTGAGGGTCACGCTTGCTGTGTGGGGCTGAGCACCTTGTCAAGTGCGCCCACAAGGTGACTCATGGGGATAGAAGCACCGAGCACCGGGTCACCCAGGATGTAGGTAGTCAATCACCACCTGAAGAAACCGAGGCTGAGACTCCAACCTGCTCATGGCCATGGTGTAGCAATGTCCTGGCCAGGGCTCAAGaccacccctcctcctcctggaatCTAGGAATCCCATGTTTGAATGGGCCCCTCTTTGCGGGACCTCTGCTGGCCGTGGCAGCTACTACTGTACAGAAGGCACACAGGGAGGGGCCTTGTCCCTAGGAGGCTCAGTGAGTGGAGGGCACATGGCATGAGGACCGTTGTGAGCTGCCCGCCCCTCATCCCCGTGGTAGTGTCCCCCAAGCTGCATCGGCTCGACAGTAGTGGGCAGCTTGGGTCACCCTAGCCTGGTGGGCACTGGAAACGCTCCTCAGAGGACTCACAGGCCCACAGGGGATAGGTAAGGCCATGTGTTTACAGGGAGTTGGCTCGAGGCTGGGTACTGCTGTGCACACTGGCTGCCAGGCAGAAGCTGGGTTGGTTTATTACTGGAACACCcttcccagctcctcctccccaggGAGGCCGGCCCTGCGCCAGCATCTCCTGCACCAGCCCACCCACCAGGAGGCGCCTGTGGGGCCACTCAAGCCCTGCACACTCTTCTGGGAAAGGGTGTTCCTGGAATAAATTCTGGTTTGGCTTCCAACAGGAGCAGGAATCGAGTTTCCCTGTCTGGCCTGCCAGGGCGGCTTCCAGGTTTGAAGGTCAAGTGCACACAGCTCTCTCCTGGGCCGTGGCACCCCCTTCACCTGGTCAGGGGAGGAGCCGGCTCCTGGAGGGCCCACAGTACCCTAGAGGGTGGGTTCAGGGTGGCGCCTACTACCTCTGGGGCCCCCTGGGGAGCCCCTGTAGCAGAACAAGGGTGGGGGTATCAGGCAGCCCAGTCTCTCCCTCCAGAATGCCCTCCCCGCCACCACCTGCCCTAGGAGGCCTGACCACCCCCAGTGCCTTAGACTGAGAATTTCTGGGCTTGAGGAACTTCACCATGATCTGGGGTTTCCAGCCCTGCCCAGGAGCTGGCTGTGCATGcgtgctgcaggggcagaggccTGACAGACCGCCAAGAGGCCACGCCCAGTGCCGCTGCCTTTATTAACAGACCCTGGAGCTCCACAGCCACACAGACACTTGGCTTTCAGAGGGCACAGGAAGAAAAAGGGACCTGGTGACCCTCCCAGCATACCCCAGAGCCAAGACAGACCCAGCAGCAGCACCTCAGGGTCAGCCTGGGTGCCCCTACCCATGGGCCACTATGACCACAGATACCAGGAGGCCAGGCCTGGCTGCTGGGGACCCCTTTGGGGGGCCCGGCAGTATCCTAGGCCCAAAGAGCTGGTGCCATCTTGAAGCTGATTCAGGGAACGGGCCAGGCTGGACAGTAGGGGCAGGTGTGAGAAGCTCCCCAGTGTGTCCAGGCCACAGGAGCAGCAAGGGTCTGTGGGGGGGTCCCAGGTTGGATGGGATGGGGCTGCCCTTGTCCTGTATCCTGGCCATTTCAAGGACAAAACCAGCCCAGTCCCAGCAGCCTGGGGGGCAGCAGAGGCTCCTTCTTCTCCCCTCCTGATTCTGCAGTGGCCAAGGACAggagggtgaggggagaggaaagaaggcaggTCAGGGTCCCTGGGGGCCAGGTAGCTTCAAAAACGCAGCCAGGTGGCTGGGGGAAggcaggagggtggggagggccCAGACCCCCATGATGGGGGCAGCCTGAGACCcccaaggaggaaggaggggacttgggaaggagagggaggccTCAGCCGTCAGTCACACCGGTGCTGCGGTCTGCAGCCCGCTGGAGCAAGACACCCCCATCCCAGGAGCAGGGCCATAGGACAGGAAGGAGCCGACACCTCGCACCCTGATCTTCCAGAGGCCGGGGAGGGGTGCTGGGCGCTCTAGGACTTCTTGGCATCCTGCGTGCTCCGGCGCTTCAGGTCACTCAGGTCGATGGGCTTGAAGGCTGCCAGGGAACAACGCGGTAGATGGTAGGCACAGGCCCCCCCCTGCCTGTGAGGCCCAGCCTGccggcccagccctgcccccaggTCAGCCCCCACTCACTCTTCAGGCTGGGGTTAGGGACCTTCTCCACATACTCCTCCACCAGACCCCGCTCGCCGCCCGGCACCTGGCTTCGCAGGTCTCGCTCCACGCCCTGCCAGGCTGCAGAGGCAGAGGGCAGTGTGCTCAGAGTCCCCTGCCCCAGGGGGTGGCATCCACATCAGGAGAGTGCCTACCCTCAGCTCCTGCCCTCCCAGACCCTTCTCTCCCTCAGAAGTGTTCTCCATGCTCCCCCACAgccctctgcccaccccagcctcactCACCTGTAGACCCCATCCCTGCTCCTCCGGCAGACCTGTCCCTTCCCCACAAGATGACCAGGACTGTGATCGAAGGGACCCCTATGACCCTACCCCAGGCTTCCCTGCACTTCGGGGGCAGCACAACCTCCTCAGCTAGGCCTCTACCTTTCCCACCTCATCCACGCACCTCCCCAGCCCCAACACATCACACACTCCCCTAATCCCAGACAACCACCTCCTGACCCATTCATGGCTGGGTGCGTGCCTATCTGTCTTCAAAGGCCCCTCCCTTTCTCCAGCAAGCTCCTTTAGCACTGCTAGCATGGATGACTGGCTCCCAACGCGGCCTGTATCTGGGGCAAGGcccactcccagcccctcctcctgggTTCCCCCATGATCAGAAGCAGGTCTCCTCTCCACACAGGGTCCCCTCGGCCACCCCTACCTGCCTGGGCCCTGAAGGCTGTGGACACAGTGATGGAggagcaggggcaggggctgCAGGAGATTCCTCAGAAACCTGGGTCCTGGGCTGGGGGCAGAGCTGACTCTGTCAAGGACAGGGCAGGAGCTGGGTGTGGCAGGCGCACCCACCTTCGTAAATGAAGCGGACGTTCTCCTCGTGGGCTGGGGTGAAGATCTCGCTGCTGCTGGGTGGGGAGCGGGGGCTGCTGGTCCTCTTGCCGTTGTACACGACTCTGGAGACGGGGGAGCTGGGGGAGCCTGGCGCATGAGGCAGGGCACGCAGCAGGGTGGGAACCCACACCCCCGCCCCGGTGGAGACCACCCCACCTGCCTGAGACCCACCTGGTCATTGCGGGGGCGTCTGATCCTAGCGCTCCACCGCCAGATCCCCTCAGCCTCTGAAACAGAAGCCAGCGCAGGAGTGGGATGCAGGGCCACCCTCTCCAGcatgggaggagggggaggcacAGGGTACACCTGCCTCCTCCCTTCAGATGTGAACAAAGCGCATAGTCTCCCTGCCTACCAGGGGGTCCCCCACAGGCTGGGGTCCAGCCATGGGCAGCCAGTGGGCTCCAGGCAACCCCAGGAGGTATCAGGGAGCTGGCCAGAGCCAGCCAGACACACACACGACTTGAAGCAATCAAGCCCACTCAGCAGCCTGAGCTCTGCAAGACGTGGAGGCCTCAGCCCCAGCACCGGGAGCACCGTGGCCACAGCCCCTCCTGCCGTGGGCTGGTGGGACCGTCAGCATCTCTGATGTCTGGCTGCTTCTCACTGCAGCAGAGCGCCTGTAGCACCTGAGGAAACCGGCCCTGCTCTCCCTGGTGCAGGGCTGGGCACATAGCTTCCGCTGA
The Papio anubis isolate 15944 chromosome 17, Panubis1.0, whole genome shotgun sequence genome window above contains:
- the MCRIP1 gene encoding mapk-regulated corepressor-interacting protein 1 isoform X2; protein product: MTSSPVSRVVYNGKRTSSPRSPPSSSEIFTPAHEENVRFIYEAWQGVERDLRSQVPGGERGLVEEYVEKVPNPSLKTFKPIDLSDLKRRSTQDAKKS
- the MCRIP1 gene encoding mapk-regulated corepressor-interacting protein 1 isoform X1 translates to MLPHQRLRGSGGGALGSDAPAMTSSPVSRVVYNGKRTSSPRSPPSSSEIFTPAHEENVRFIYEAWQGVERDLRSQVPGGERGLVEEYVEKVPNPSLKTFKPIDLSDLKRRSTQDAKKS